DNA from Pomacea canaliculata isolate SZHN2017 linkage group LG9, ASM307304v1, whole genome shotgun sequence:
AGAGGatgtgagagagtgagggggagagaagggCCCAAAGGGAAAGGAAGAATTAGGAACTTACCTGGTTACTGTTGGTCACGTAGCCTGCTCTTAAGGGATCGCACCCCGCGTGACTGAAGAAGGCGTACATGCAGAGCCCCGCGACGACTTGAAGAAAGGCGTTGAAAAGGTTCATGGGAAGCGCAGTCAGGAAGGACCTGaagacacgcatgcgcagtaacgCCAACAGTGAAGCAGTTCTATGATCCGATTCAAGATGTATTAAGCTAGTTGACATGGCGGGACAAGCAACAAAGAATGAATATTTCTACTGCGTGCGtatatgtgtgcgcgtgtgggGTTGATTGCTTCGTTGGTTCCActtgctgtgtttgtttgtccgtTTGTTGCTAGCTTAATTTTGGACAACAGTTAGACAATTCGATGTTTTTCTTGAGAACAAACAAAGCTGCTTTCCTATATGTAACGATGTCGCAAACCTCTGCCTAATTGCTTGTTCAAGTCGTACATGAAATTAAGCTCAAAATTTATCATaggcaaagaaaacataattttcacCAATTTCCCAACGAATAAGGCGTTTCCATAACAACAGACTTCTTTTGCATCATTACAGGAAATGACTTCTTGACATTAAAACTCAGGTTAGAGATACGGTTTTATGAGGTATGTGTATGTAGTTACTCAGATTTTAGTATCTTGCAATAAATTCAAACCACTCATCTAGCAATAAGCAGCTCATGTCCTAGGTCGACAAAACTCACAGTTTAGCGTGACGCAGAGATTTTGTGGATGAAATTCTCTGGACTGCAGACTGACCGAGGTTCTTAGAGAACCAATAGATGGTGTACCCAAACAAAAAGCCCCACAGAGTATGTCGAACTCGTGGGTCTGGTGACACTCTGAAATGTACGAGTCATTCACAATCGCAAATATAcacatgtgcatatatatatatacctccaCTGTGTACTTGGCCAGTAATCTTTTCCCATTTACTCTTTATTTGGACCCGCAAAGGCAAGGGATGGTATGTAAAGGACAAAGAGGgtacagaaagaacaaaaactaaagaaagaaataaaaaaataaacaataagacagaaaaacacaaaagctagaaagcattaaaaaaaaaaaaaaacaaccagctGTTAAATAAAATCTTGGCTAATTTTTAGTTCCGTGCAAACTTTGTCCAAGATGTTCAGCTGAAAGCTACTCACTCATCAAATTCGAGTCTCTGGCCTCGTTGTGATATAGTTAAGAGTTCATGAACTCCTCCAATTTCTATGACTCCCTTAAAAACACGAGAGAATAACTGAACTCAAGGACACAAATACCGAGGTTATAATTAATCCAGTTTATGCCCACTGACATGCAAATCCCTATACAGCATATAATTATCTTTGAATTTTTATGAAATGGACATACATAAAGTCATCGAAAATAGAATTTAGAATAAAGGAATGTGCACTGTTCCTGTGATATCCATGACAATCTATCAGCTGAAGGCTGAGGTTATATGTTACTTGATGTTCTGGCTTTAGATGTTTTCCACTTCAAGACTACGCTTGAAAAAAAGCATACTTGTGCGTATTTGAGATGAATGGCAAACTTTTGAATTAGTGCTACAACCCTTGAAAAGCTCTTTGCATGTGTATTAACTTTATGTGTATGAAGTTCACTCACACCCAAattttcacatgcacacacacacacacacaatgtaacaGAGGAATCGAGAAGGCAAGGTTGAAGTACCTTGATGATGACGGCAAGGAGACCAGCAAAGATGATGGCTGTCTGAAAGACGTCCGTCCACAAAACAGTCTTCATCCCACCCTATAGACAGGTACAAACAGGTGAAGTCGTTCATTCCCACTGAGCTACAGttcttgtcttttgtgttaCATTTAGCTGACTGAATTTTTCTCTTACACTTACACTATACTACAAAAAtatgtgttattttgttttatttaagataatttgtttctgttttttcccccacatACCACATTCTATCTATATTTTCTAATTATTAACCTGATTAAACTGTAATAGTCTTACCTATCAACAAATTGTACTCACGACTGAGGTGTACACCGTTCCTATGGCAGCCACGACTACGACAGACATCCAGATGGGGATCTCTGTGACTGAGGACAGAGAGTGAGCGTCAGTATAGACAAACCATAACCACCAACCACTTCTACTGCAATGTAAATCAGCTGACATAAAATCACACGAAATCCTTCAGAGCATAAAACAATAGTACTTTCCACtgttgttaaaaatataatatgtaAGTCATGCTACACTATAGAAGTTAAATATGTTATACTCTGTGTTTGAGTTTCAGAGTGATTACAATGAACGTACCTCCCTGTAATGCCAGTGCTGGAGATATCAAAGCCATCGCCATGTACACAATCTGTAtaggtaaacacacacacacacaagcaaaggGAATTAAAATAATCGTTAGCGAGTCCGCCGATGATCatacttgtttcattttctagaagtaacataaataatataaactgtTGATTATACCCGTGTAGCCACAGTACATCCAACAAATAAAACTCGTCTCAATTTacaattaaatatttctatattGATTTCATAGCACATTCCTTAGTGAGTCTGAACTAGTCCAAATATGTTGGAATAACCCATTTATAAAGTCAaccaaaattaatttattagaAATTGGGTTCGCAACTATTGTAATATGCATTTTTTCACACGACATCGATGTTGTTATCTATTCACATTTAGACTGTCatcaaaagaatgcaaaaatgaCATCCTCGCAATTACCTCTCCAACAAGATAATTAAGAAAAATCTATTTGCACTCAGTTGGTCtacaaatattacacatttGTTCCGAGCTTTTCGTCCGAAACACGATATTTAATGTTATCTTTTTGTAtgatgaaaacagacaaaaacatgttttatctcaATGGAGTGATAAGAAATTACCGTCCACAGCATGCCGGTGAAAACTCCAATCCATCGAACTATTTTGGAGTTGTAGCGTAATTCCAGGTACtgcaagaaaagaacagaaaaatgaatCCATTGAGGGTAGACTCGCTCAATACTGTTCTCTCTGGACAATAAGATATGAGCTCAGAAGAGCTGGTTACTTGATGGCGAACATTGCTTACTCAGGGTTTCCTCACCTTTCGTAGAGGGGACTAAGTAAGTAAATATCCGACACAAATGTCTTGCAGAAGAGTTACAtctaattaaacatttttacgTGGAAAAATATTATATGTAAACCTAAACACTTAACACTCTACCTCATAGACACTGACAAGTCCCAGCGGGTGAAACAAAGGCACGATAGTGAAGGCGGTGATGAGGTTGGCGAGGGCGATACTTATACCGTTATAGAACCACATGGTGCCATACTCATACACATCAGCAGGACCCCCCAGCAGCCCGATGGCAGACTGGAAGGTGGCAAAGAGGGAGAGGCACACGGGCCAAAAGGACATCTTGCCCTCGGCCAGCAGGTACTCGCGCTGGGTGCGCTGGCGGCCACCCGTGCAGGCGAAGTAGAAGCCGATGGCGAGCGAGACGACGAGCATGGCGACCATCACGATGTAGTCCGCCACGGACAGGTGTACTTGCGACATGTTTGTGACTGGTGATGCTGTTCTTGTTTGTCCTGTGGCTGTTCTTGATGTTGTCTCTGTTGCTGATGTCGCTGGAGCTTGAACTTTTGTTGCTGGTGTCGATGTTGAGTTTTTAAGCACCGTCCTTTTTCGTCTAAACAAAACAAGGCCAAGGGAATGAAGGTAACTAACGGAGACTCCAGGTACACAGCAAGGGAGGACCGGGAAGTTTTTCTCACTGTATCCCTCCCAGTTGTGTATGTCTACTTCGTCCCACTCTTAaagttctatttaaaaaaaaaacaaaaacaaaaaaacaaaaccggaCTGAACTAAGTACAAAACAACACTTGTCGACAAAGTCTTGTCATGGATCGCTGAAGAAAGAGTAGCCAAAATTGTATCGTTTTATATGTGTCTCTGTATGCATTTTATGTGTCTATATACAAAGATATCTACTCATTTCACCACACACAACCATATTTGACGAGTgaaggaaatttaaaaatatttaattgcaaatgtgtgaatttttttcagagggttttttttttaactaagcCCCATATTTCTACAGCATGCCGAGACCGATTTTATCGGGCAGTCAACGAGCTTCTAAGAAGTGGATGGGTTATTTGAGTTCAGTTTTCTAAGGTCCTTAagattttctccatttttccttTCATGAAGAGCTTATTCCATGCTCCAGCTGGTAACGATTTAGCCTCAATTCAGATGCTTCAgtgcattttcttgtttattattatgtaagTCCGTAGAGGGGCGGCTCTAGGCTCGTGGACCcctggcagagaaagaatcttCGCCAGCCAGTGTCACTATGACTATGTCGCGGACACTAAAACTTTATTAAATCAAGTAGATGAAGCATTAACTTGTAAGACGACTCGCACTGCCTTCCGCTTATCTCTAAAATGCTCGTGGCGGCGCCATTCGATCCGTTCTCACTATGGCCCGATTAGGGTTCTAGTAATAGCCACACCTACCCCGCTCTCACTGCTACCGACCCTTTAACAACATTAGGCTAAACCCACGCCCAGACCTCAAACTCTCACAAGAAACAACATCCGATGTTTTTTCGCCGTCACATTGCCGTTATTTCGTGTCTGtactattttctgttttataccTTCAACCATAATCCCCACGCAGGTTGCCGATGGTCAACCCACAGCCTCGATGACACTCCCTCATTATCATCGCAGAGACACAAATCGCAAACTTCTCCTTCTGTCATGTCTTACACCAGCACCCGTTCACTGTAACTAGATCATAAGTAACTATAGGTTAAAGGCCTGACTTGCCAAAGGATGTAGTAATCCGGTGGCGCATCCTTAGAGTCCTCTCACCCATCCTTTCTGTTCCCCTCAAGCCGCAAGAGGgaaaagttttaatattatcTGCACTACCACTCCTGTTCACTCCGAGACCTCATCATTTTTGGGATCCCCACACACAAACTCTACATCCTCTTATCTATCTACTGTACATACGCACTCCTCTAgcacagacctgggcaaagggaCGGCCGGCCCGCGGGGCCGGATCGCCCCGCCTcacctgtctctgaccggcccgcccgctggccgcccaccagtaaatatactaatATATTCAGTATGGATAAAACTGAGCTTTAACattattagtccggccctctagaaccatccagtttctcatccggccctctagaaccattccagtttctcatcgaGGGGCCTCGCTAGAATCATTCATTCGTCTTTCATCCGGCCCTGGGAAAATTAAATTGCCACCCCTGCTCTAGCAGGTCTAGACCATCCTTTGTATCTAACGAATTGTAAAATGGCTGCCTTCTGGTAAACGCACCATGACAattctttatcaattttcaCTGTGACTATAATAGCTGAATAAAATCTGACTTCCCTAACATACTCTGACCAGCAACCTTTTACTATAAGAAGAACCCCACCTGAGAATCGACCCTGTTTAGTTTTCTTGCAGGGGCATAAATCCTGAAGTAGTTACCTGCGCAGGAATTAGCAGATACCATGTGAGTTGCGGATCTGTCAGATGGGCAATAAACGTTAATATGAGCGGATCACAGTCTTCAAACCCAGAGTTGTCCAGTTGTTAGTACGAGAAGTAGCGCAGGAGGCTCTACATTGCAGTGCTACCAGAAAAGAGTCAGAATGTCTTACCCTGACAACCGGCGTTTTTTCTTATACTTCCGCGATGGATCAGTAGAGGTCTTGGCGTGCACTGTCCCgtatgtttcttgtttttgtttttgtaactgGCCAGACAGACTTGTTTGTCCCATTTTTCTACTACTATCATTTGCCTCTGCGTGTCCTCGGAGGCGCGCGCTCAGGTGTCCCTGAGTCTCACATTTGACTGACCTTATGATCTTACGTCGGGGTCACACCCGTGCCCAGCATAGACGACAGCGACCGTTTCGTTCCGCTACCCCGAAAGCGCTCTCTGAACAGGGACCCGGCGAGCCGATGCGAGGAAGTGTTTCTAAGTCATGGCGAGCGGGGACACCGATGCGGAACGCAAACGCGAAATTTAAACATTGGTGCCAGGCGACTTGTTTAAACGGTGAATGGAGCGTGTCCTTTACTTTTGTATCATCACCGGTAAATACCCTGGTAATGGTGAACTCAAGAGAGGAATGTGGGGGGCAAGGTAGCAGTCGGAGTCATCTGTAGGTTGTTGCTCCTGTTGCCTGAAACATATATTCCGGTTTTTGCTGAACTGTCGCAGGATGCCGGTCTTCCACTATTACTCCTCTACGAGTACCCGACATTCATGTCAGTTTGCTCCTCACTGTTATCAACTGCTgatgtcttcttcctctttgagagaaaaaacattttctgggcATTGCTGTACCATTACTCGCTACAAGACATTccgcaaaaataattttttgtagaTTTCTAAAGGACCATGAAACCAATGTGATACTGCTGTTGCAtaacattttgaacaaataaTATTAGACGTAGTCAtactttctaaatatttatacaGTGGTTGATCGGTCCTGTTCACAGACTTTTGTGcctgcaaaatatatttttggtcTGTACATCAGGGGGATCGGTTTATGACGTGGTCCACAACGAATTATTCCATTGAATAACGAATTATTCCATTGAAGTCGGTACGAGTTCTTATGTCGCGTGTCAGACATGTTTCTGTGCCCGCCTTTCAGCGCATGGGACCCTCCGGTAATACATAATAAACATCCGCAGGTAATAGAcaggctgacagcagacgacttttgacgtcatattccaggctatttttatcctgttCGCGAGGGAAGCTCGAGGACTTTTTCCGCTGACTGTGGCAACTTTTGACGTCATGCCCATGTTtagtcacgcgtcgtctgcttgatgctgagtctgctgctgGTTGTAGCGATGGGGGTTCGCCGTTCATTGCCCTGTCCGCATTTTTGGCGCGAAAAGTCTTCACGTGCTGTAGTGTCACGTGGGTGATGTGGGCGCCAGGAATAACCATGCAAGCAAGGGTTGGactgggatgatgatgatgatttctaaTGTGCaagtatccattcagaagaatgctcattgcgcagaaaagaAGACTGGAAGACTGGgactgttagtggacacagtagccaggagtgaccaccagGAGCCTTTGGACATCCGTGGGGCTGATGCAGGTTCAGTAGCCGGTTGGTGACCACCAGGGTCTGTGTGAGACGGGAGTGGACTTCTGGTACTTGTGAGCGGGTGACCGCCGGACACATCACAAGCGGGTGGGTGAGAGCAGATTTCTTGGCGGCTTTACAATTAATCTTTTTCATCTTAAGTTCTTACattctttgtgaaaataatcAAGTGTAATTTATTACCCCAGATGATACAAAGAAAGTATCAGACttaaacaagaaacaacaaataggCAAAATTCTAAAAGTTTATTCTCCAGTGAAAAATAGTACAgcatattaaaatagttttgttatcttttctATGGAAATTTCCAGACTGCGTTGTGAAACTGGAAACATTGTTGTTTTACCTACAAAATCATCATACTTATTAAAGACTTTCAATAATCTCAATCAAGATATGTTCTCTGCATTCATCAAACAGTCGTCCACGTAACTTTATAATAAAGTTGcttaaaagcaacattttttaaCGATAGTCCTGTAGACGGACAAAAGCATGCAAAAATTTGGCTAGGATTGGAAATATATGGAATAGGATTTTGCACTCAACCTGTATTGTGCAATCAGCTTAATAATCTGttgcttaaaacatttcattctCCTTTATTATATAACCAATagacagggatggggagtagctgtagcctagctacagctactgtagccggctacaaattttgtagcttgtagcttagccggctacaaattaaaaaaaagtagcttgtagccgtagctacattttagaaagtagctgtagcttggctacatgttggctactttcacgactgtagcactctagtagtgtacacgGTATAAGTCTttggttgtagatttgcatctatattccagaaatgttcagcacggcagcaatgtaaaagatagaatgtcttttgTGCGAGGGcggaaatgatgttcaaacaATGTAgtaatgttcaaagtaaaaatgtcttgtctttgcgcgggaggaaatgatgttcaacaatgtagcgatgttcaaaatgtct
Protein-coding regions in this window:
- the LOC112572964 gene encoding sodium-dependent multivitamin transporter-like, with the protein product MSQVHLSVADYIVMVAMLVVSLAIGFYFACTGGRQRTQREYLLAEGKMSFWPVCLSLFATFQSAIGLLGGPADVYEYGTMWFYNGISIALANLITAFTIVPLFHPLGLVSVYEYLELRYNSKIVRWIGVFTGMLWTIVYMAMALISPALALQGVTEIPIWMSVVVVAAIGTVYTSVGGMKTVLWTDVFQTAIIFAGLLAVIIKGVIEIGGVHELLTISQRGQRLEFDEVSPDPRVRHTLWGFLFGYTIYWFSKNLGQSAVQRISSTKSLRHAKLSFLTALPMNLFNAFLQVVAGLCMYAFFSHAGCDPLRAGYVTNSNQVIIYYVVNVLGFLPGFSGLYLATIISGSLSTLSSGLNSLAANTTEDLLRRPLSKLSPACVTKVTKVIALLFGCVITGIAYSFRSLKGPMTQLTIAALGAANGPLGGLFIMGFVFPQANKIGAITGSVIAFTFNMWMSLSIFMYGACKPKKPAGSLYGCPEYNSSSALLPVTADPFMYLNETTSFYGNESAVVETTSCDVTAGFFLYNISYLWYTLIGCIICVAIGLAVSLITNIFIQHHYPASNLLLPLVRRGMKNLRMKSEQLEVKENAEELELMKP